In Levilactobacillus brevis, a single genomic region encodes these proteins:
- a CDS encoding 2,3-diphosphoglycerate-dependent phosphoglycerate mutase, protein MATLVILRHGESVANRDNIFTGWNDVPLTAKGRQQAQAAGQLVAQTGLQFGALHTSMLQRAIVTSNIVLEAIDQLYIPEYKSWRLNERHYGALRGKNKAKVREQVGDQQIKIWRRSFKTVPPLLDHITQDRRYDRFGPHIEPLGESLEMAYHRLMPYWVDQIAPRLLDGHNQLVVAHGSTLRALIKYLDGVADADISQVEVANGEPIQYDFDDHLNVLQKLIL, encoded by the coding sequence ATGGCAACGCTGGTTATTTTACGGCACGGTGAGAGTGTCGCCAACCGAGACAACATTTTTACGGGGTGGAATGACGTGCCGCTGACGGCGAAAGGCCGGCAACAGGCCCAGGCCGCAGGACAACTTGTGGCGCAGACGGGCTTGCAGTTCGGCGCGCTCCATACGTCCATGTTGCAGCGGGCGATTGTGACCTCGAACATTGTCTTAGAGGCGATCGATCAGCTGTATATCCCGGAGTATAAGTCTTGGCGGCTAAATGAACGCCACTATGGCGCCCTTCGTGGGAAGAATAAGGCCAAGGTTCGCGAGCAAGTCGGCGATCAGCAGATCAAGATCTGGCGGCGCAGCTTCAAGACGGTGCCACCATTGCTGGACCACATTACGCAGGACCGGCGTTATGATCGTTTCGGTCCGCACATTGAGCCGCTGGGAGAAAGTCTCGAGATGGCCTATCATCGCTTGATGCCGTACTGGGTTGACCAGATTGCCCCGCGGCTACTCGACGGGCACAATCAACTGGTCGTCGCTCATGGCAGTACGTTACGGGCTCTGATTAAATACTTGGACGGTGTGGCGGATGCCGACATCAGTCAGGTGGAAGTGGCCAACGGGGAACCCATTCAATACGACTTCGATGACCACCTCAACGTCCTGCAAAAATTAATATTATAA
- a CDS encoding beta-lactamase family protein, with product MNTRNLGHWGILLVVVLGISGVVFGMHELDTKDQQTVRTTNKLHAKQTRQEIAYDALQSNQLRSKKKTVWDKQNKGKKTPQFTARFNRQLRAKKFVGTALVVKNNKVVYQRSFGKANAKKHKANQATSQFLINSIQKSMTGILVMRAAQAGQLHLTDKLSKYYPQIKGSNKVTLRQMLNMEAGITGDLNPETTLTEPAVYKYASQQARINQTKINQFNYQPISYTLLAGILRKVTHESYYQLFYEHLVTPLSLNHTSFAQLKHSGTTVGYSGTVPGNYSQPHVPSAKDMAVQIATGNATMSAGDVFRTERAIIRGTVLKKASGANRLHQSTSSTAHYAGGLYHLDQVGYYGHGVGDDYEGTFVMSRNGKTGVILLSNNYYKGGMYPTWSTEDLAISTFRSVNAVSKLR from the coding sequence GTGAATACACGTAATTTAGGTCATTGGGGTATCCTACTCGTCGTGGTTTTGGGGATTAGCGGCGTGGTTTTTGGGATGCATGAGCTAGATACTAAGGACCAGCAGACGGTGCGCACAACCAATAAGCTGCACGCCAAGCAGACACGACAAGAGATTGCCTACGACGCGTTGCAGAGCAACCAACTGCGCAGTAAGAAAAAGACCGTTTGGGACAAGCAGAATAAGGGGAAAAAGACACCCCAATTTACGGCGCGCTTTAACCGCCAACTGCGAGCCAAGAAGTTCGTGGGGACGGCCTTAGTCGTCAAGAACAACAAGGTGGTCTACCAGCGGTCGTTCGGGAAGGCCAATGCCAAGAAGCACAAGGCCAACCAAGCGACCTCGCAGTTTTTGATTAATTCCATTCAAAAATCAATGACGGGGATCTTGGTCATGCGTGCGGCTCAGGCGGGGCAACTGCATTTGACGGATAAGTTGAGCAAATACTATCCGCAAATCAAGGGAAGCAACAAGGTCACGCTTCGCCAGATGCTAAACATGGAAGCGGGGATTACCGGCGACTTGAATCCCGAGACCACGTTGACGGAACCCGCCGTCTACAAGTATGCGAGTCAGCAGGCCCGAATCAATCAGACCAAGATCAATCAATTTAACTACCAGCCCATCAGCTATACGCTCCTGGCAGGAATCCTGCGGAAAGTCACGCATGAATCGTACTACCAGCTGTTCTATGAACACTTGGTGACGCCGCTTAGCCTTAACCACACCAGCTTTGCACAGCTGAAACATTCGGGAACCACCGTTGGTTATAGTGGAACAGTGCCAGGTAACTATTCACAGCCGCACGTGCCATCCGCTAAGGATATGGCCGTGCAGATTGCCACGGGGAATGCGACCATGTCGGCCGGGGATGTCTTCCGGACGGAACGGGCCATCATTCGAGGAACGGTGTTGAAGAAGGCCAGTGGGGCCAACCGACTCCATCAGAGTACCAGTAGCACGGCGCATTATGCCGGGGGCCTCTACCACCTAGATCAGGTCGGCTACTACGGTCACGGGGTCGGCGATGACTACGAAGGCACCTTTGTGATGAGCCGCAACGGTAAGACGGGAGTGATTCTTCTGTCGAACAACTACTACAAGGGGGGCATGTACCCGACGTGGTCGACGGAAGACTTGGCCATCAGCACCTTCCGTAGCGTGAATGCTGTTAGCAAGTTGCGGTAA
- a CDS encoding GntP family permease, whose product MTVSVSWIGALIGLALAIILILRKLNPVYSLLLGTIVGALIGGANLTQTVNIVVTGSQSVMGTVVRVLAAGVFAGVMMESGAANAIARGIVNKFGESLAILSLALATMIITAVGVFIPVAVLIVAPIALEVGSRMQISKLALLVALSGGGKAGNIISPNPNTIAAAHGFHLELSQLMVADFIPAVFGLLATVVIATLLRHHGTLATMADVQANQAQGDDQSAMPLPSLGTAIVAPLLAVILLLLNPVGSVLHIGLLEKFNVDAMYILPLAGLIGMLAMHQGKQVLAYTKAGMARMTDVVLILIGAGAIGGLITTSTLPAVIVHLIKVSGISGTFLAPIAGILMAAATASTSTGVILATGSFGKAILAFGTAPLAAAVMVHTGATVIDHLPQGNYFHVTANAMNMTLKERMQSVPYETAVGLTMTIVGVMMFTLF is encoded by the coding sequence GTGACTGTTTCTGTCAGTTGGATCGGGGCCTTGATTGGCTTGGCCCTCGCCATTATTTTGATTTTAAGAAAGTTAAATCCCGTGTACTCACTATTATTGGGAACCATTGTGGGCGCACTGATCGGGGGCGCTAATCTCACCCAGACCGTGAACATTGTGGTCACGGGTTCACAAAGTGTCATGGGAACCGTGGTTCGGGTCCTAGCCGCCGGGGTCTTTGCCGGGGTCATGATGGAATCTGGGGCGGCGAACGCCATCGCCCGGGGCATCGTGAACAAATTTGGTGAGAGTCTCGCCATCCTTTCGTTGGCCTTGGCCACCATGATTATCACGGCCGTAGGGGTCTTTATCCCAGTTGCCGTGTTGATTGTGGCCCCAATTGCGTTAGAGGTGGGGAGTCGTATGCAGATTTCCAAGCTGGCCTTGCTGGTTGCCTTGTCCGGTGGGGGTAAGGCGGGGAATATCATTTCCCCCAATCCCAATACCATCGCCGCGGCTCACGGCTTCCATCTGGAATTGAGCCAATTAATGGTGGCGGACTTCATTCCGGCCGTCTTTGGTTTATTGGCGACCGTTGTGATTGCGACGCTACTGCGGCACCACGGGACGTTAGCCACCATGGCCGATGTTCAGGCCAACCAGGCGCAGGGCGATGACCAGTCCGCAATGCCGTTGCCCTCTCTGGGGACGGCGATTGTAGCGCCGTTACTGGCCGTGATTCTCTTGCTCTTGAATCCGGTGGGGAGTGTGCTACACATCGGTTTGTTGGAAAAGTTCAACGTGGATGCTATGTACATCTTGCCACTGGCCGGACTCATTGGGATGCTGGCCATGCACCAAGGCAAGCAGGTCCTGGCCTACACCAAGGCGGGGATGGCCCGAATGACTGACGTGGTCTTGATTCTGATTGGGGCAGGGGCTATCGGTGGTTTGATTACCACCTCGACGTTGCCAGCCGTGATCGTCCATCTGATCAAGGTTTCCGGCATTTCCGGGACCTTCTTGGCACCAATCGCCGGGATCTTGATGGCCGCTGCCACGGCTTCTACCTCAACCGGGGTAATCTTGGCTACTGGGTCGTTTGGCAAAGCCATTCTGGCCTTTGGGACGGCGCCGTTAGCCGCTGCCGTCATGGTTCATACCGGGGCGACAGTGATTGACCACTTGCCACAAGGGAACTATTTCCATGTGACGGCCAACGCCATGAACATGACCTTGAAGGAACGGATGCAGTCGGTTCCTTACGAGACGGCCGTGGGGTTGACCATGACTATCGTCGGCGTCATGATGTTTACGCTGTTTTAA
- a CDS encoding glycerate kinase: MKIVIAPDSFKGSLTAKEAADAIHTGLQRVFPDADYEIVPMADGGEGTVQSLVDATQGSFRHADVLNPLGQPVSAEYGLLGDHQTAVIEMAAASGIQFVNEETKNPLVTTTYGTGQLMLDAMHHGAREIIIGIGGSATTDGGQGMAEALGVRFLDAQGQPITRGGGGLADLATIDMSGLDPLVSQTKVRIASDVTNPLVGDQGSAAVFGPQKGATPAMVSTLDANLAHYAAIIKATLGKDLADFPGAGAAGGLGAGLLAFTESQMEKGVEIVVRETHLKERAVGADYAFTGEGAIDFQTQYGKTPMGTAQAVKAASPHAKVIGVAGNVGAGIDQLYDLGIDAIFGILPGIVDLPTAIATGKENLARTAENIARVMK; this comes from the coding sequence ATGAAAATTGTCATTGCACCGGATTCATTTAAGGGAAGTCTGACGGCTAAAGAGGCTGCAGACGCCATTCATACGGGATTGCAACGGGTCTTTCCCGATGCCGACTACGAGATTGTGCCCATGGCCGATGGCGGCGAGGGTACGGTCCAATCGTTGGTTGACGCCACCCAGGGGAGCTTTCGACACGCCGATGTGTTGAATCCCCTAGGCCAACCGGTTTCTGCCGAATATGGCTTGCTGGGTGACCACCAGACAGCCGTGATTGAAATGGCAGCGGCCAGCGGCATTCAGTTTGTGAACGAAGAAACGAAGAATCCGCTGGTAACCACGACTTACGGCACGGGCCAGTTAATGTTGGATGCCATGCACCACGGTGCCCGCGAGATTATCATTGGTATCGGTGGCAGTGCCACGACCGATGGTGGTCAGGGGATGGCGGAAGCCTTGGGCGTGAGGTTCTTAGACGCTCAGGGGCAACCAATTACCCGGGGCGGCGGTGGCTTGGCCGACTTGGCCACCATTGACATGAGCGGCCTTGATCCCCTGGTCAGCCAGACCAAGGTACGGATTGCGTCGGACGTCACGAATCCCCTAGTCGGTGATCAGGGCTCAGCCGCAGTCTTTGGCCCCCAGAAGGGCGCAACACCAGCGATGGTCTCTACCTTGGACGCCAATTTGGCCCACTATGCTGCGATTATCAAGGCAACGCTGGGCAAGGATCTGGCGGACTTCCCAGGTGCCGGAGCGGCCGGTGGTTTGGGTGCGGGGCTTCTGGCCTTTACCGAATCGCAGATGGAAAAGGGCGTGGAGATTGTGGTTCGTGAAACTCATCTCAAGGAACGGGCCGTGGGGGCCGACTACGCCTTTACGGGCGAAGGCGCCATTGATTTCCAGACGCAATATGGTAAGACGCCGATGGGAACGGCGCAGGCGGTTAAGGCCGCCAGTCCCCACGCCAAGGTGATCGGTGTGGCGGGAAATGTCGGAGCTGGTATCGACCAACTCTACGATCTCGGTATCGACGCCATTTTCGGTATTTTACCGGGAATCGTTGATTTACCCACGGCCATTGCGACCGGTAAGGAGAACTTAGCCCGGACGGCGGAAAATATTGCCCGGGTTATGAAGTAA
- a CDS encoding C1 family peptidase, whose product MSKEITADQTARYQQALAADPTAKVIERAVSHQGILATSADYASETDMTPVFSIDLDTGKVANQKQSGRCWMFAALNTMRHHLADLFNLSDFELSQNYTNFWDKFEKANYFYENVLATADQPTSSRKVAFLMATPQQDGGQWDMLCAIIEKYGIVPKSVMPETYNSSKSSELNSTLNLKLRKDAVTLRKLVADKASADDIAAAKDKMLGEVYRLLSFSLGEPVSEFDFEYRDDDKNYHIDKGLTPKSFFDKYVNWDLSDYVSIINAPTADKPYNHTYTVEMLGNVVNGRQVKHLNVTMKDFKALAIKQLQAGQSVWFGCDVGQSSERQKGIMDTKFYDKDALFNIDFSTTKAERLDYGESMMTHAMVLTGVDLVDGQPTKWKVENSWGEKVGTKGYFVMSDAWMDEYCYQVVVNKQFLPDDLKKVQETEEPTVLAPWDPMGALA is encoded by the coding sequence TTGAGTAAAGAAATCACGGCGGACCAAACCGCCCGTTACCAACAAGCTTTAGCTGCCGACCCCACCGCAAAGGTGATCGAACGCGCCGTAAGCCATCAAGGAATCTTAGCAACTTCTGCCGATTACGCTTCTGAAACCGACATGACTCCCGTTTTCTCCATTGATTTGGACACTGGGAAAGTTGCCAACCAAAAGCAAAGTGGCCGTTGCTGGATGTTTGCCGCATTAAACACGATGCGTCATCATTTAGCCGACCTTTTCAACTTAAGCGACTTTGAATTATCTCAAAACTACACCAACTTCTGGGATAAATTCGAAAAAGCCAACTACTTCTACGAAAACGTCTTGGCCACCGCTGACCAACCAACCTCTAGCCGGAAGGTCGCCTTCTTAATGGCCACCCCACAACAAGATGGTGGGCAATGGGACATGCTGTGTGCCATCATTGAAAAATACGGGATTGTGCCTAAGTCTGTGATGCCTGAAACCTACAACAGTTCCAAGTCCAGCGAACTCAACAGCACGTTGAACTTAAAGCTACGTAAAGACGCCGTTACCTTACGGAAATTGGTTGCCGACAAGGCCAGCGCCGATGACATCGCCGCTGCCAAGGATAAGATGTTAGGCGAAGTTTACCGCCTGTTGAGCTTCTCCCTCGGCGAACCCGTCAGCGAATTTGACTTCGAATACCGCGACGACGACAAGAACTACCACATCGACAAGGGCCTGACGCCTAAGTCCTTCTTCGACAAGTACGTCAACTGGGACCTGTCCGACTACGTCTCCATCATCAACGCACCAACTGCTGACAAGCCTTACAACCACACCTACACGGTTGAAATGCTGGGTAACGTGGTCAATGGCCGCCAAGTCAAGCATTTAAACGTGACGATGAAGGACTTCAAGGCCCTCGCCATCAAGCAACTCCAGGCGGGACAATCCGTCTGGTTCGGTTGTGACGTCGGTCAATCTTCCGAACGTCAAAAGGGAATCATGGACACCAAGTTCTACGACAAGGATGCCCTCTTCAACATCGACTTCTCCACGACCAAGGCTGAACGCCTGGATTACGGCGAAAGCATGATGACCCACGCCATGGTCTTGACCGGGGTCGACTTAGTCGATGGTCAACCAACCAAGTGGAAGGTTGAAAACTCCTGGGGTGAAAAGGTCGGCACGAAGGGGTACTTCGTCATGAGTGACGCTTGGATGGATGAATACTGCTACCAAGTTGTTGTGAACAAGCAGTTCCTGCCTGACGACTTAAAGAAGGTTCAAGAAACCGAAGAACCAACTGTTTTGGCCCCTTGGGATCCAATGGGTGCCTTAGCTTAA
- a CDS encoding aldo/keto reductase, producing the protein METTQLSNGVTIPMLGFGTYLIDSKDVPAAIKTALDAGYRHLDCAHIYGNEPAVGAAIKASGIDRSDLFITSKVWNADQGYDKTLAAFDQTLKDLQLDYLDLYLIHWPNEEDFDLTLDTWRALETLYQQKKVRAIGVSNFSEDQLEKVFAMAKVKPMVNQIERHPYKVQAKLGKFDTDNGLVNEGYSPIGHGHLILEDPVITKLADKYGKSPAQIVLRWQVDTGFVVFPKSSKPARVRENFEISGFNLTAEEIAEINGLDQDKHLNYD; encoded by the coding sequence ATGGAAACGACACAATTAAGCAACGGCGTTACCATCCCTATGTTGGGATTTGGAACTTACTTAATTGATAGCAAGGACGTCCCGGCAGCGATCAAGACGGCGCTGGATGCCGGTTACCGGCACCTTGACTGTGCGCACATTTATGGCAATGAACCCGCCGTGGGAGCGGCCATCAAGGCTTCTGGCATCGATCGTTCCGACCTGTTCATCACGTCTAAGGTATGGAATGCCGACCAAGGCTACGACAAGACCTTAGCTGCCTTTGACCAGACCTTAAAGGACTTACAGCTGGACTACCTGGATCTCTATCTGATTCACTGGCCAAACGAAGAAGACTTCGACTTAACGTTGGATACTTGGCGCGCCTTAGAAACCTTGTATCAACAAAAGAAGGTTCGGGCCATCGGGGTCTCCAACTTCTCTGAAGATCAACTGGAAAAGGTCTTTGCCATGGCCAAGGTTAAGCCAATGGTCAACCAGATCGAACGTCACCCTTACAAGGTACAAGCCAAATTGGGCAAATTCGATACAGACAATGGTTTAGTTAATGAAGGCTATTCACCAATTGGCCACGGACACCTGATCCTCGAAGACCCAGTCATTACCAAACTGGCTGATAAGTACGGCAAGTCACCAGCACAGATCGTCTTGCGTTGGCAAGTCGACACCGGCTTCGTGGTCTTCCCGAAGTCCTCGAAACCAGCCCGAGTTCGCGAAAACTTTGAAATCTCCGGCTTTAACCTGACCGCAGAAGAGATTGCCGAAATCAACGGTCTCGACCAAGATAAGCATTTAAACTACGATTAA
- a CDS encoding NADH-dependent flavin oxidoreductase encodes MSDYRFLQTATLKSGVTVKNRVVLPPMTECMALENGEVSRDELHYAAIHTGGVGLFITPVAYVNARGKGFEGQLSVDNDRFIPGLTKLATTIQQNGTKAILQIFSAGRMSNSAILRGQKTVSASAVAAPRPGMETPEELTDAEIEQTITDFGSATRRAIQAGFDGVEIHGANTYLIQQFFSPHSNRRTDKWGGSVEKRMTFPLRIVAEVQQAVKDYADRPFIVGYRFSPEEIEEPGIRLADTLQLVAKLDTLGLDYLHVSMGNVWRPSINNKTDKTPLIGQIQDATTATPLISVGNVATPADAEKVMDAGIDFVAIGRESIREPHWVQKVEAGAEDSIRYTLPLADLDELGIASPYFDFLAGMDAGGAHIGFDPALSTTKQGNAEDLVFRK; translated from the coding sequence ATGAGTGATTATCGATTTTTGCAAACAGCAACGTTGAAGTCCGGTGTGACGGTTAAGAACCGTGTCGTCTTACCCCCAATGACTGAGTGCATGGCACTGGAAAACGGTGAAGTTTCTCGTGACGAGCTACACTACGCAGCCATTCATACGGGCGGTGTAGGCTTGTTCATCACCCCGGTCGCCTACGTCAACGCACGTGGCAAAGGGTTCGAGGGCCAATTGTCCGTCGACAATGACCGTTTCATCCCTGGTCTGACCAAGTTGGCAACCACGATTCAGCAGAACGGGACCAAAGCCATTCTGCAAATCTTTAGTGCCGGCCGGATGTCCAACTCCGCTATTCTACGGGGGCAAAAGACCGTTTCGGCCAGTGCGGTTGCCGCACCACGTCCCGGGATGGAAACGCCGGAAGAGTTGACGGACGCGGAAATTGAGCAAACAATCACGGACTTTGGCTCAGCCACGCGGCGGGCCATTCAGGCGGGATTTGACGGCGTGGAGATTCACGGTGCCAACACCTACCTGATCCAGCAGTTCTTCTCCCCACACAGTAACCGCCGAACCGACAAATGGGGCGGCTCCGTGGAGAAACGGATGACCTTCCCTCTGCGCATCGTTGCCGAAGTGCAACAGGCCGTAAAGGATTACGCCGACCGGCCATTTATCGTCGGTTACCGTTTCTCACCCGAAGAGATTGAGGAACCCGGCATTCGCCTGGCCGATACCCTCCAGTTAGTGGCTAAGCTCGATACCTTAGGCTTAGACTACCTTCACGTTTCCATGGGGAACGTTTGGCGGCCATCCATCAACAATAAGACGGATAAGACCCCACTAATTGGTCAGATTCAGGACGCCACGACCGCGACCCCACTGATTTCCGTGGGGAACGTTGCGACCCCTGCCGACGCCGAGAAGGTTATGGATGCGGGCATTGACTTCGTGGCGATTGGCCGTGAAAGCATTCGCGAGCCCCACTGGGTTCAAAAGGTTGAGGCCGGTGCCGAGGATAGCATTCGTTACACGCTACCGCTCGCCGACCTAGATGAGCTCGGTATCGCTTCTCCCTACTTTGACTTCTTAGCCGGGATGGACGCCGGTGGTGCCCACATCGGGTTCGACCCAGCCTTATCAACGACCAAGCAAGGCAACGCTGAGGATTTAGTCTTTAGAAAATAA
- a CDS encoding TetR/AcrR family transcriptional regulator produces MDIRHQLLHAVYTLAQRQAIKDITVNDILAEATVSRGSFYKYFADKYDAINSYYEETMAQIFKDCQAYTWAGIFTKTLRYFEQHPAFFVAAFTATGQNSFTVFFRQHLIQNFSDIITTYGNHTLTTDEHKAIRFFVDGFVSYTRQWALTGMRQPATELGNDLHVFMPACLCGIPLKAPAVDAYS; encoded by the coding sequence ATGGATATTCGACATCAACTTTTGCACGCGGTCTACACGTTGGCCCAGCGCCAAGCCATCAAGGATATTACGGTAAATGATATTTTGGCAGAAGCGACCGTGAGTCGGGGGTCGTTTTATAAATATTTTGCGGATAAATACGATGCGATTAATAGCTACTACGAGGAGACTATGGCGCAAATCTTTAAGGACTGTCAGGCTTACACCTGGGCGGGGATTTTTACCAAGACGCTACGCTACTTTGAACAGCACCCCGCTTTCTTCGTGGCGGCCTTTACGGCAACCGGACAGAATTCATTTACGGTTTTCTTTCGGCAGCATCTTATTCAAAATTTCAGTGATATCATCACCACCTATGGCAACCACACGCTGACGACCGACGAGCACAAGGCCATTCGATTCTTCGTGGATGGTTTCGTTAGTTACACGCGGCAGTGGGCATTGACGGGGATGCGTCAGCCCGCTACCGAATTAGGAAATGATTTACACGTGTTCATGCCGGCCTGTCTGTGTGGAATTCCGCTGAAGGCGCCAGCGGTGGATGCTTACTCGTAG
- the rpiA gene encoding ribose-5-phosphate isomerase RpiA — protein MDQNALKALVGQEAVKYVKDGMILGIGTGSTVRYMIDALGKRVKDEGLNIVGVATSDRSAKQAESLGITIKQLDEVDHLDLTIDGADEIDDNFQGIKGGGAAHLWEKIVAINSTKNMWIVDESKMVHHLGKFPLPLEVIPFGSSHVLEKLDKMDLHPTFRMKEDGSHVLTDSKNYIIDLHLGRIDHPHELANTLNGIVGVVEHGLFLDTVNTVIVGRQDGPEVLNARD, from the coding sequence ATGGATCAAAACGCATTAAAAGCCCTTGTTGGCCAGGAAGCCGTTAAGTACGTTAAAGATGGCATGATTTTAGGAATTGGGACCGGCTCGACCGTTCGCTACATGATCGACGCTTTAGGCAAACGCGTCAAGGATGAAGGCCTAAACATTGTGGGGGTCGCGACCTCAGACCGTTCCGCTAAGCAAGCCGAATCACTGGGCATCACCATCAAGCAACTGGACGAAGTCGACCACCTCGATTTAACCATTGACGGTGCCGACGAAATCGACGACAACTTCCAAGGCATCAAGGGTGGCGGTGCTGCTCACCTCTGGGAAAAGATCGTTGCCATCAACTCCACCAAGAACATGTGGATTGTGGATGAAAGCAAGATGGTGCATCACCTCGGCAAGTTCCCACTCCCCTTGGAAGTTATTCCATTTGGCTCTAGCCACGTCTTAGAAAAACTGGACAAAATGGACTTACACCCAACCTTCCGGATGAAGGAAGACGGGAGCCATGTCCTGACCGATTCAAAGAACTACATCATCGACCTGCACTTAGGTCGCATCGACCATCCCCACGAACTCGCCAACACGTTGAACGGCATCGTGGGTGTCGTGGAACACGGGTTGTTCTTGGACACGGTCAACACGGTCATCGTGGGTCGTCAAGACGGTCCAGAAGTCCTGAATGCACGGGACTAA
- a CDS encoding acetyltransferase has translation MTITERPGELAITADERLLASLHYLSLDASTWVLEQIFVRPAQPAAELAEQLIKRFTQLATTANVHLKVLDPYAKRYFTTHPTDLLVAHQLPVSGAAAVRPVALHLEHTEEE, from the coding sequence ATGACGATTACGGAACGTCCAGGGGAGCTGGCCATCACGGCTGATGAGCGTCTCCTCGCAAGCCTACACTACTTGTCATTAGACGCGTCAACCTGGGTTTTGGAACAGATTTTCGTCCGGCCCGCCCAACCCGCGGCTGAGCTAGCTGAGCAGTTGATAAAGCGTTTTACCCAACTGGCAACCACCGCCAATGTCCACCTAAAAGTGTTGGATCCGTACGCCAAGCGTTATTTCACCACCCACCCGACCGATTTACTAGTGGCCCACCAGCTACCTGTCAGTGGTGCGGCGGCCGTTCGACCAGTTGCTTTACACCTAGAACACACAGAAGAGGAGTAG
- a CDS encoding dUTP diphosphatase, whose protein sequence is MHRGFEVVSKYENQNIKVPYRTTQQAAGYDFECAEDFTLPSIWRHDLLHAFKQLWHREPLTTEELVAGQHNLKPWLVPTGIKAYMEPGEVLLLANRSSNPLKHNLILPNGVGVIDADYYNNAKNEGEIFVQLVNVGLKDVVIKKGQRIAQGIFMPFLLADGERIPSQQRTGGFGSSDRN, encoded by the coding sequence ATGCATCGCGGATTTGAAGTGGTCAGTAAGTATGAAAATCAAAATATTAAGGTGCCTTACCGGACAACGCAGCAGGCGGCCGGTTATGACTTTGAGTGTGCCGAGGACTTTACGTTGCCTTCGATTTGGCGGCATGACTTGTTACACGCGTTTAAACAGCTCTGGCATCGTGAACCGTTGACCACCGAAGAATTGGTGGCCGGGCAACATAACCTCAAGCCTTGGCTGGTACCCACAGGCATCAAGGCTTATATGGAGCCGGGGGAAGTCCTCCTGCTCGCGAACCGTTCAAGTAATCCGCTGAAGCACAACCTGATCTTGCCTAACGGGGTCGGCGTGATTGACGCGGACTACTACAACAATGCCAAGAATGAGGGTGAAATCTTCGTTCAACTGGTCAACGTCGGGCTTAAGGACGTCGTGATTAAGAAGGGCCAACGGATTGCGCAAGGGATTTTCATGCCCTTTCTACTGGCCGATGGCGAACGAATTCCAAGCCAACAACGGACCGGTGGATTTGGCTCCTCGGATCGCAACTAA